A single Crateriforma conspicua DNA region contains:
- a CDS encoding glycoside hydrolase family 117 protein, whose protein sequence is MFGALSLCWSNSPCMGQSQAFPHKMPSTKPDIPLSTASQRLYEYPAPLLQDNPLYTQFKYTPLQGLDYHDGDGTVTRRDPSRPIVADGKYHIWYTKRDTIVPPIGAANAGQATDEIPSTDWDLCEIWHATSVDGFTWEEQAVAVPRPPKPQPGWRSVATPDILVWKGRYYLYYQAFIEPSGLKGDWCAVSVSHADSPDGPWTHTHQNVVPTGPKGTWDQDAVHDPMPIVYRGKIHIYYKAAFNKWPDERKRYAVGHGLVTSDDPLGPFQRCPLNPVLHSGHETTYFPFKDGVAALSIKDGNERSTMQWSPDGINFEIASVVDMPPVACAPFTPDAFTDTDDGRGITWGLCHFINAGTAGKRHSILARFDCDLSLDVDDPWMRGNKIWFKPDVYFSQGLNKAQRQRIEQANAVTAASSAPSTE, encoded by the coding sequence ATGTTCGGCGCGTTGTCGTTGTGCTGGTCGAATTCGCCCTGCATGGGGCAATCTCAAGCGTTTCCGCACAAGATGCCCAGCACGAAACCGGACATCCCGCTAAGCACCGCTTCGCAGCGGTTGTACGAGTATCCGGCACCGTTGCTGCAGGACAATCCACTGTACACGCAATTCAAATACACGCCGCTGCAGGGCTTGGATTATCACGACGGCGATGGCACGGTCACGCGTCGTGATCCGTCGCGTCCGATTGTGGCCGATGGCAAGTACCACATCTGGTACACCAAACGTGACACCATCGTTCCGCCGATCGGTGCGGCCAACGCGGGTCAGGCGACTGACGAGATCCCGTCGACCGATTGGGACCTGTGTGAAATTTGGCACGCGACCAGCGTGGATGGTTTCACTTGGGAAGAACAAGCCGTCGCCGTGCCACGACCTCCCAAACCACAACCGGGATGGCGCAGCGTGGCAACGCCGGACATCCTGGTTTGGAAAGGCCGGTATTACCTTTACTATCAAGCCTTCATTGAACCGAGCGGACTGAAAGGCGATTGGTGTGCGGTATCGGTGTCGCACGCAGATTCACCCGATGGGCCTTGGACGCATACCCATCAGAACGTTGTGCCGACCGGTCCCAAAGGAACGTGGGACCAAGACGCGGTGCACGATCCGATGCCGATTGTTTATCGCGGCAAGATTCACATCTATTACAAGGCGGCGTTCAACAAGTGGCCCGATGAACGGAAAAGGTATGCGGTGGGTCATGGCTTGGTCACGTCGGACGATCCGCTGGGACCGTTTCAGCGTTGTCCGCTGAATCCCGTGCTGCACTCCGGGCACGAAACGACTTACTTTCCGTTCAAAGACGGTGTGGCTGCGCTCAGCATCAAAGACGGCAACGAACGCAGCACGATGCAGTGGTCGCCCGACGGCATCAATTTCGAAATTGCGTCGGTCGTGGACATGCCGCCGGTCGCCTGTGCGCCGTTCACCCCCGACGCGTTCACCGACACCGATGACGGACGCGGCATCACGTGGGGGCTGTGCCATTTTATTAACGCCGGCACGGCAGGCAAACGCCATTCGATTCTGGCCCGGTTCGACTGTGACCTCAGCCTGGATGTCGACGATCCTTGGATGCGTGGCAACAAGATTTGGTTCAAACCGGATGTCTATTTCAGCCAAGGGCTAAACAAGGCACAGCGACAACGGATCGAGCAAGCCAACGCCGTAACCGCCGCGTCATCAGCCCCGTCAACCGAATGA
- the xylA gene encoding xylose isomerase, which produces MSAFPEVSKIKYEGPQSDNPLAFRWYNPDEVVAGKTMKEHLRFTVVYWHTFRGTGADPFGGATMCRPWDDGTESVENACNRARVAFEFFEKLDAPFYAFHDRDVAPEGANLAETNANFDAVAKVLKEQQDATGVKLLWGTANMFSNPRFMHGAATTCNVDVFTYAAAQVKKALEVTNELGGENYVFWGGREGYQCLYNTDMKRELDHLGRFFHMAVDYAKEIGFTGQFLIEPKPKEPTKHQYDSDAAACLNFLRAYDLTDHFKLNIETNHATLAGHEMMHELEYAGMQGMLGSIDANTGDLLLGWDTDQFATNYYLTTQIMLVLLKYGLSPGGVNFDAKVRRESFEPIDLFYAHIGSMDAFARGLKIAAKMIDEGGLSKLVDQRYSSWDGDLGKKIEAGQVSFTDLEKIMLEKGDVEANTSGRQELMENIFNRYLDLA; this is translated from the coding sequence GTGTCCGCATTCCCCGAAGTCAGCAAGATCAAGTACGAAGGTCCCCAGTCGGACAACCCTCTGGCGTTTCGCTGGTACAACCCCGATGAAGTGGTTGCCGGCAAGACGATGAAGGAACACCTGCGGTTCACCGTCGTGTACTGGCACACGTTCCGCGGCACCGGTGCCGACCCGTTCGGCGGCGCGACGATGTGCCGGCCATGGGACGACGGGACCGAAAGCGTTGAAAACGCATGCAACCGTGCTCGCGTGGCATTCGAGTTCTTTGAAAAACTGGACGCCCCGTTCTACGCCTTCCACGATCGTGACGTTGCTCCCGAAGGAGCCAATCTTGCGGAAACGAACGCCAACTTCGACGCGGTCGCCAAAGTCCTGAAGGAACAGCAAGACGCGACCGGCGTGAAGCTGTTGTGGGGCACCGCCAACATGTTCAGCAACCCGCGGTTCATGCACGGTGCGGCGACCACCTGCAACGTCGACGTCTTTACCTACGCCGCGGCCCAAGTCAAAAAAGCGTTGGAGGTCACCAACGAACTGGGTGGTGAAAACTATGTGTTCTGGGGTGGTCGCGAAGGCTATCAATGCCTTTACAACACGGACATGAAACGCGAACTGGATCACCTGGGCCGGTTCTTTCACATGGCGGTCGACTACGCCAAAGAAATCGGCTTTACCGGTCAGTTCCTGATCGAACCCAAGCCGAAAGAGCCCACCAAACACCAGTATGACTCCGATGCAGCGGCTTGTCTGAACTTCCTGCGTGCTTATGACTTGACCGATCACTTCAAGCTGAACATCGAGACCAACCACGCGACGCTGGCCGGTCACGAAATGATGCACGAACTGGAATACGCAGGAATGCAAGGCATGTTGGGTTCGATCGACGCGAACACTGGCGACCTACTGTTGGGCTGGGACACCGACCAATTCGCGACCAACTATTACCTGACCACGCAAATCATGCTGGTCTTGCTGAAGTACGGCTTGTCACCCGGTGGCGTGAACTTCGACGCCAAGGTTCGCCGCGAAAGCTTTGAACCGATCGATCTGTTCTATGCCCACATCGGCAGCATGGACGCGTTCGCCCGCGGTTTGAAAATCGCCGCGAAGATGATCGATGAAGGCGGGCTTAGCAAATTGGTCGACCAGCGTTATTCCAGCTGGGACGGTGACTTGGGCAAGAAGATCGAAGCCGGACAGGTTTCCTTCACCGATTTAGAAAAGATCATGCTGGAAAAGGGCGACGTCGAAGCCAACACCAGCGGCCGCCAAGAGTTGATGGAAAACATCTTCAACCGATATCTGGATTTGGCTTAG
- a CDS encoding XylR family transcriptional regulator, with protein sequence MTRRAVALLVETSNGYCRGLLDGINQYAKHRTDWSIYLSEQERGAMPPAWLDTWQGDGIIARVETDAIGRRLRQLNLPMVDLSAARHLPGVPWADTEDRGIAELAVEHFLDRGFRNLAFCGDPGLRWSNARRDWFRDLATRGECRFFEHQTMHRYDPMYRWDRVALGLTDWLKSLPRPVAVMGCNDFLAHQVLDACRTLGISVPEQAAVLGVDNDRLICELSDPALSSVIPDTRRTGYEAAEMLDRMMNGQVVDADHPLITQPLGIRMRQSTDTMAIDDQDVVKALSFIRRHACENIRVADVLKQTELSRRALEHRFVKLVGRTPHDEMTRVRMDRVKVLLGETDISIHEISKRTGFEYPEYMAAAFKRATGRSPTEFRQSVQSDAAS encoded by the coding sequence ATGACCCGCCGCGCCGTCGCATTGCTGGTTGAAACGTCCAATGGTTATTGCCGCGGTCTGTTGGACGGGATCAACCAGTACGCCAAGCACCGGACGGATTGGTCGATCTATCTGAGCGAACAGGAACGCGGGGCGATGCCGCCGGCATGGCTGGACACCTGGCAGGGTGATGGGATTATCGCCCGAGTCGAAACCGATGCGATCGGACGTCGGCTTAGGCAACTGAATTTGCCCATGGTGGACCTGAGCGCCGCGCGACATTTGCCGGGGGTGCCCTGGGCCGACACCGAAGACCGTGGGATCGCCGAACTGGCGGTGGAGCACTTCCTGGATCGCGGTTTTCGCAATCTGGCATTCTGTGGCGACCCGGGCCTGCGCTGGTCCAATGCCCGACGCGATTGGTTCCGTGATTTGGCGACACGCGGGGAATGTCGTTTCTTCGAACACCAGACGATGCATCGCTATGATCCGATGTACCGCTGGGATCGCGTCGCGCTGGGGCTGACCGATTGGCTGAAGAGTCTGCCGCGTCCGGTGGCGGTCATGGGATGCAATGACTTCTTGGCACACCAAGTCTTGGATGCATGTCGAACGCTGGGGATCAGCGTTCCCGAACAAGCCGCCGTGTTGGGAGTCGACAACGATCGGTTGATTTGTGAATTAAGCGATCCGGCGCTGTCCAGTGTCATCCCCGATACTCGCCGGACCGGTTACGAGGCGGCCGAAATGTTGGACCGAATGATGAACGGCCAAGTGGTCGACGCGGATCATCCCTTGATCACACAACCCCTGGGGATTCGCATGCGTCAATCGACCGACACGATGGCGATCGATGACCAGGACGTGGTCAAGGCACTCAGCTTTATCCGTCGGCATGCCTGTGAAAACATTCGCGTGGCCGACGTGTTGAAGCAAACCGAATTGTCGCGCCGGGCACTGGAGCATCGATTTGTCAAATTGGTCGGTCGCACGCCCCATGACGAAATGACGCGGGTGCGAATGGACCGGGTGAAGGTGTTGCTGGGCGAAACGGACATCTCGATCCACGAAATCTCCAAGCGAACGGGTTTCGAGTATCCCGAGTACATGGCGGCGGCCTTCAAGCGGGCGACCGGACGATCGCCGACGGAGTTCCGCCAGTCGGTGCAAAGCGACGCGGCGTCCTAG